A genomic segment from Candidatus Rokuibacteriota bacterium encodes:
- a CDS encoding ABC transporter permease subunit, with product MRSPGRRRVVLGCVSVAVLVCFYTVASNAGRLVDPELLPEPFARFLRPDLLPPTQAIFKALVSLVTGELPPMEGHHAHPSGHVSHLVEQHVSLQGALLVSVLRVLFGVAVGGPLGILTGFVLGWNRTADDYLHPIYVLLRSIPSLALITYVMLWFGHGEAHLLIPIVYAVFTTVVIPTYHGVRDLADVYVRAARSLGAGGRLLFARVVLPAASPAVLSALRYSLIIAWMTTVGVEMLMGDDGIGHLLVGGGLWSSRLQIGVDPAVIVVGILGLAAAGYLMDTAARIVSDRVTFWARRRRAW from the coding sequence ATGAGGAGTCCGGGCAGGCGACGGGTGGTTCTGGGGTGCGTGTCGGTTGCGGTGCTGGTCTGTTTCTACACCGTTGCATCGAACGCCGGCCGGCTCGTTGACCCCGAACTCCTTCCCGAGCCGTTCGCTCGCTTCTTGAGGCCGGACCTCCTGCCGCCGACGCAGGCCATCTTCAAGGCCCTGGTGAGCCTCGTGACCGGCGAGCTGCCGCCCATGGAAGGCCACCACGCTCATCCGAGCGGGCATGTCAGCCATCTCGTAGAGCAGCACGTGAGCCTGCAGGGCGCGCTGCTCGTGAGCGTACTCCGGGTGCTGTTCGGCGTGGCCGTCGGGGGACCGCTCGGCATCCTGACGGGCTTCGTTTTGGGCTGGAACCGGACGGCGGACGACTACCTCCACCCGATCTACGTCCTCCTGCGGTCCATCCCTTCGCTCGCGCTCATCACCTACGTCATGCTGTGGTTCGGGCACGGCGAGGCCCACCTGCTCATCCCCATCGTGTACGCCGTCTTCACCACGGTGGTGATCCCGACCTACCACGGCGTCCGCGATTTGGCCGACGTGTACGTGCGCGCGGCGCGCTCGCTCGGCGCCGGCGGCCGGCTGCTGTTCGCCCGGGTGGTCCTGCCGGCCGCGAGTCCCGCCGTGCTCTCCGCCCTGCGCTACTCGCTCATCATCGCGTGGATGACCACGGTCGGCGTCGAGATGCTGATGGGGGACGACGGCATCGGCCACCTGCTCGTGGGCGGCGGGCTCTGGTCCTCCCGGCTGCAGATCGGAGTGGACCCCGCCGTGATCGTCGTCGGCATCCTGGGGCTCGCGGCAGCGGGATACCTGATGGACACGGCGGCCCGGATCGTGAGCGACCGTGTGACGTTCTGGGCCAGGAGGCGGCGGGCGTGGTAG
- a CDS encoding ABC transporter permease subunit, with the protein MVAALRSIRVRRGLVGLLALLALYGLAAQIASGRLPTRVFLVMHDIEGVELLPTYSSLVEEGVFLVQAGILLKGAAVSTGRVLAGLLLGSVVGIALGLAMGWAAGFEYALDPWVVLLRFTPALALLPLYVLWFGLGEAAKIGLIATAVAVVTLQGAYQGVRGIPAVYWDVAAALAAPRSLVLRRIVLPAALPQILASLRIAIALGWVTVIAAELIKPSMPSLGYLLALAGAYPRVPTIVIALAAIALLVLVSDGLTLAAYRWATRWMRRRYA; encoded by the coding sequence GTGGTAGCCGCGCTGCGCTCGATTCGCGTGAGGCGGGGGCTCGTGGGGCTCCTGGCTTTGCTCGCGCTGTACGGCTTGGCCGCGCAGATCGCCAGCGGCCGTCTCCCGACGAGGGTGTTCCTGGTGATGCACGACATCGAGGGTGTGGAGCTCCTTCCCACCTACTCTTCGCTCGTGGAGGAGGGCGTGTTCCTGGTGCAGGCGGGCATCCTTCTGAAAGGGGCCGCCGTCAGCACGGGGCGGGTCCTGGCCGGGCTGCTTCTGGGATCGGTCGTCGGCATCGCCCTGGGCTTGGCCATGGGGTGGGCGGCCGGGTTCGAGTATGCGCTCGACCCGTGGGTCGTCCTTCTCCGGTTCACCCCCGCCCTCGCCCTGCTGCCGCTCTACGTGCTGTGGTTCGGCCTGGGCGAGGCCGCCAAGATCGGGCTGATCGCGACGGCGGTGGCCGTGGTGACGCTGCAGGGCGCCTATCAGGGAGTGCGCGGTATCCCGGCCGTGTACTGGGACGTGGCCGCGGCCCTGGCGGCGCCGCGGAGCCTCGTGCTCCGGCGCATCGTCCTCCCCGCCGCGCTGCCGCAGATCCTGGCGAGCCTGCGCATCGCCATCGCGCTCGGCTGGGTCACGGTCATCGCGGCGGAGCTGATCAAGCCCTCCATGCCCAGCCTCGGCTATCTTCTGGCACTCGCCGGCGCCTACCCGCGCGTGCCGACCATCGTGATCGCGCTCGCCGCCATCGCCCTGCTCGTCCTGGTCTCGGACGGGCTCACGCTGGCCGCCTACCGCTGGGCGACCCGCTGGATGAGGAGGCGGTATGCCTAG
- a CDS encoding ABC transporter ATP-binding protein yields the protein MPRNQPRKVRLQVDDVAYVYEGRTRTHALDGLTLVVHDNEFLAVVGPVGCGKTTFLRIVAGFLTPTRGIVLCDGSPVRAPGAERGFVFQEDAIFPWMTVQDNLEFGLRAKGAPPTERAAVAAELIRLIGLQGYERAYPGELSAGMSKMVEVARVLATDPSILLMDEPFGSLDAQTRGQMQDELHRLWEKRLKTVVLVTHDVEEAICLADRVLVFSPRPGRVKAEVAVPLPRPRPLELRLSPEFSAIKRRIWAELGLAEVS from the coding sequence ATGCCTAGGAACCAGCCCCGGAAGGTCCGGCTCCAGGTCGACGATGTCGCCTACGTGTATGAGGGGCGCACGCGTACCCACGCGCTCGACGGGCTCACGCTGGTCGTGCACGACAATGAGTTCCTCGCCGTCGTCGGACCCGTGGGCTGCGGCAAGACCACGTTCCTCCGCATCGTGGCCGGGTTTCTCACACCGACGCGAGGGATCGTGCTCTGCGATGGAAGCCCCGTGCGCGCGCCGGGGGCCGAGCGCGGGTTCGTCTTTCAGGAGGACGCGATCTTCCCGTGGATGACGGTGCAGGACAACCTGGAGTTCGGGCTGCGGGCCAAGGGCGCGCCGCCCACGGAGCGCGCGGCAGTCGCCGCGGAGCTCATCCGGCTCATCGGTCTCCAGGGATACGAGCGGGCCTATCCGGGCGAGCTGTCGGCGGGCATGTCCAAGATGGTCGAGGTGGCGCGCGTCCTCGCCACGGACCCGTCCATCCTGCTCATGGACGAGCCCTTCGGCTCTCTCGATGCCCAGACCCGCGGGCAGATGCAGGACGAGCTCCACCGGCTGTGGGAGAAGCGCCTCAAGACCGTCGTGCTGGTCACCCACGACGTGGAGGAGGCCATCTGCCTGGCCGACCGCGTGCTCGTGTTCTCGCCGCGGCCGGGCCGCGTCAAGGCGGAAGTGGCCGTGCCGCTCCCGCGGCCGCGGCCGCTCGAGCTGCGGCTGTCGCCGGAGTTCTCCGCGATCAAGCGGCGGATCTGGGCCGAGCTGGGGCTCGCTGAGGTCTCCTAG
- a CDS encoding 4Fe-4S binding protein, which translates to MSGPAGVGPRAPRGDLLRLAPIRRLVGLRAFQFLVILPTAAVGGVILLSTAVGIEHPSFNFGTVFTWVVWWGALLLSFVALGRAWCLVCPLGALGEWVQRLSFWRRVPYTAGYHFRWPKPLRNMGLATTLFIVFVWLDNGYGMSNSPRMTAGLIVVIALGAAWINLFFERRAFCRYVCPLTAFIGLCSLFSVVELRRREAGTCRSQCATKDCFRGNDRQYGCPMGEFPGGAMDTNLHCILCTECIKGCPHDNIALRFRPPGRDLWAMRRPQADGAVAAAVIVGLTTVLPLVLLLLLPGLRRALAGLLPAGAPPNDFPRLAAVGLLFALGIGLGLGLVWGFSALARLSVRQAVPTAGALFASFAYALIPMALFKMMADLLDHALRTWGPLVDATRALALDFPLNRVVPGRVTVMHLLGPESVYALQSALVLGGLVWSLYALWRISERLFGDRRAALAAWVPMAGLSLVLTLMSLWTLGIGLL; encoded by the coding sequence ATGAGCGGGCCGGCCGGCGTAGGACCGCGGGCACCCAGGGGCGATCTCCTTCGGTTGGCGCCGATCCGGCGCCTCGTGGGGCTGCGGGCCTTTCAGTTTCTTGTCATCCTTCCGACGGCGGCGGTCGGGGGGGTGATCCTGCTCTCGACGGCCGTCGGCATCGAGCACCCCAGCTTCAACTTCGGCACCGTGTTCACCTGGGTGGTCTGGTGGGGCGCCTTGCTTCTGTCCTTCGTCGCGCTTGGCCGCGCCTGGTGCCTGGTCTGCCCGCTCGGCGCCCTGGGCGAGTGGGTGCAGCGGCTGAGCTTCTGGCGGCGGGTGCCCTATACGGCCGGCTACCACTTCCGCTGGCCGAAGCCGCTCAGGAACATGGGGCTCGCCACCACGCTGTTCATCGTCTTCGTCTGGCTCGACAACGGCTACGGCATGTCGAACAGCCCGCGGATGACGGCAGGCCTCATCGTGGTCATCGCACTGGGCGCCGCGTGGATTAATCTTTTCTTCGAGCGGCGGGCCTTCTGCCGCTACGTCTGCCCGCTGACCGCGTTCATCGGCCTCTGCTCGCTCTTCTCCGTAGTGGAGCTGCGGCGCCGGGAGGCGGGTACGTGCCGGAGCCAGTGCGCGACCAAGGACTGCTTCAGGGGAAATGACCGGCAGTACGGCTGTCCCATGGGCGAGTTCCCCGGCGGGGCCATGGACACCAACCTCCACTGCATCCTCTGCACCGAATGCATCAAGGGCTGCCCACACGACAATATCGCGCTCCGCTTCAGGCCGCCGGGGCGCGACCTCTGGGCCATGCGGCGCCCGCAGGCCGACGGGGCCGTCGCGGCCGCGGTGATCGTTGGGCTGACCACCGTCCTGCCGCTCGTGCTGCTCCTCCTGCTCCCGGGCCTGCGGCGGGCGCTGGCCGGCCTCTTGCCGGCGGGCGCGCCGCCCAATGACTTCCCGCGCCTGGCGGCGGTGGGCCTGCTCTTTGCCCTCGGCATAGGCCTGGGCCTGGGACTCGTCTGGGGCTTCAGCGCGCTGGCCCGGCTCTCCGTGCGTCAAGCGGTGCCGACTGCGGGGGCGCTCTTCGCAAGCTTCGCCTACGCCCTCATCCCCATGGCGCTGTTCAAGATGATGGCGGATCTCCTTGACCACGCGCTCCGGACCTGGGGCCCGCTCGTGGATGCGACCCGGGCGCTGGCGCTGGACTTCCCGCTGAACCGCGTCGTGCCCGGCCGGGTGACCGTGATGCATCTGCTGGGGCCGGAGAGCGTGTATGCGCTGCAAAGCGCGCTCGTCCTGGGCGGCCTCGTGTGGAGCCTCTACGCGCTGTGGCGCATCTCGGAGCGCCTCTTCGGCGACCGCAGGGCCGCCCTTGCGGCCTGGGTGCCGATGGCGGGGCTGAGCCTGGTCCTGACGCTGATGAGCCTGTGGACGCTCGGGATCGGGCTCCTCTGA
- a CDS encoding mandelate racemase/muconate lactonizing enzyme family protein: MKITAIDTFTLRVPTVTPIALDLPEHRLVVTRIRSDSGPEGLGYSLVFGGSGSEAVEAYARRLATLLIGEDPLLVGRLWDKMYRADRGIRRVGIAGYALSALDIALWDFAAKTAGLPLAKLWGATTDRVAAYGSGGWGSYSIEDLIGEGTRYAAAGCRYYKMKVHHPDPRVNRRRVEAVRKALGDGVRMMVDVNQKLDVQSAIRQAQLLEDLDLVWYEEPALADDPAACAEVARAIRIPVATGENNYTRFEFRELIERRAARYLMPDVCRANGFTETMRIGQLAAAHQVTVSPHVVHELSLHVAAALPNAFLVEWIDWVPADLFEGMPKCEDGAFRISDRPGHGITLTADAEKKYRMA; the protein is encoded by the coding sequence ATGAAAATCACGGCCATCGACACGTTCACGCTGCGCGTCCCGACCGTCACGCCTATCGCGCTGGACCTGCCCGAGCATCGCCTGGTCGTGACCCGCATCCGCAGCGATTCCGGCCCCGAGGGGCTGGGCTATTCGCTCGTGTTCGGCGGCAGCGGCTCGGAAGCCGTGGAAGCCTACGCCCGCCGCCTCGCGACGCTGCTGATCGGCGAGGACCCGCTGCTGGTCGGCCGGCTCTGGGACAAGATGTACCGCGCGGACCGCGGCATCCGCCGCGTGGGCATCGCCGGCTATGCGCTCTCCGCGCTCGACATCGCGCTCTGGGATTTCGCCGCCAAGACGGCCGGCCTTCCGCTCGCCAAGCTGTGGGGCGCGACGACGGACCGCGTGGCCGCGTACGGCAGCGGCGGCTGGGGCTCGTATTCGATCGAAGATCTCATCGGCGAAGGCACGCGGTACGCGGCCGCGGGCTGTCGCTACTACAAGATGAAGGTCCACCACCCGGACCCGCGCGTGAACCGCCGGCGCGTGGAGGCGGTGCGCAAGGCGCTCGGCGACGGCGTGCGGATGATGGTCGACGTCAACCAGAAGCTCGACGTGCAGAGCGCGATCCGCCAGGCCCAGCTGCTCGAGGACCTCGATCTCGTCTGGTACGAGGAGCCGGCCCTGGCCGACGACCCCGCGGCCTGCGCGGAGGTGGCGAGGGCCATCCGGATCCCGGTCGCCACCGGTGAAAACAACTACACGCGCTTCGAGTTCCGCGAGTTAATAGAGCGGCGGGCCGCCCGCTACCTGATGCCGGACGTCTGCCGCGCCAACGGCTTCACCGAGACGATGCGCATCGGCCAGCTGGCCGCCGCCCACCAGGTCACCGTATCGCCCCACGTCGTGCACGAGCTGTCCCTGCACGTCGCGGCCGCCCTGCCCAACGCGTTCCTCGTGGAGTGGATCGACTGGGTCCCGGCCGACCTTTTCGAAGGCATGCCGAAGTGCGAGGACGGCGCGTTCCGGATCTCCGACCGGCCGGGCCACGGGATCACCCTGACCGCCGACGCGGAGAAGAAGTACCGGATGGCCTGA
- a CDS encoding tripartite tricarboxylate transporter substrate binding protein — MKKAFVLLLALVLAGSAASLVLAAYPDRPVKLIVPWAAGGDTDNIFRPFGQALQKHLGATVVIANVTGASGTVGAREAKNSPPDGYTLYAIHDYIHSTYYTGVSDVNYTDFEPICLITATPSVLTASPKTKWSSWQELLSDARTRPGTITVGATLGSTSHFFPALIEKDAKIKFKYVSYEGLAPRMNAILGGHIDLTDGNLTQRGKVEAGQLKFLAIATEKRDPEIPTVPTLKELGVNVVYSVSRGITVPKGTPADVLAKLEGACAQAAKDPAFADSMKKQGTDVRYLDRKAYGEFLKQNDAVNKELARDLGLLKR; from the coding sequence ATGAAGAAGGCCTTCGTGCTGCTGCTCGCGCTCGTCCTGGCCGGGTCGGCCGCTTCCCTCGTCCTGGCCGCCTACCCCGACCGGCCCGTGAAGCTGATCGTGCCGTGGGCCGCCGGCGGGGACACCGACAACATCTTCCGCCCATTCGGCCAGGCGCTTCAGAAGCACCTCGGAGCGACCGTGGTCATTGCGAACGTGACGGGCGCCTCGGGCACGGTGGGGGCCCGGGAGGCCAAGAACTCGCCGCCCGACGGCTACACGCTGTACGCGATTCACGACTACATCCACTCGACCTACTATACCGGCGTCTCCGACGTGAACTATACCGACTTCGAGCCGATCTGCCTCATCACGGCCACGCCGTCGGTGCTCACGGCCAGCCCAAAGACCAAGTGGTCCTCCTGGCAGGAGCTCCTGAGCGATGCCAGGACGCGCCCCGGCACGATCACGGTCGGGGCCACGCTCGGCTCTACCAGCCACTTCTTCCCCGCGCTCATCGAGAAGGACGCGAAGATCAAGTTCAAGTACGTGTCATATGAAGGGCTGGCGCCCCGGATGAACGCGATCCTCGGCGGACACATCGACCTGACCGACGGCAACCTGACGCAGCGGGGCAAGGTGGAGGCCGGCCAGCTCAAGTTCCTTGCGATCGCCACCGAGAAGCGCGACCCGGAGATCCCCACCGTCCCCACGCTGAAGGAGCTGGGGGTAAACGTGGTCTACTCGGTGTCCCGCGGGATCACGGTGCCGAAGGGGACGCCGGCCGACGTGCTGGCGAAGCTGGAGGGGGCCTGCGCCCAGGCGGCAAAGGACCCCGCCTTCGCGGACTCGATGAAGAAGCAGGGCACCGATGTCCGCTACCTGGACAGGAAGGCGTACGGCGAGTTCCTGAAGCAGAACGATGCCGTCAACAAGGAGCTCGCCAGGGACCTGGGGTTGCTGAAGCGCTAG
- a CDS encoding tripartite tricarboxylate transporter TctB family protein, giving the protein MLSRDGVAGLVCLGGSLWFLALTRGLPHPALVPIGPAFYPRILLTITALLSAALVVSYLVRRRKAARPAPVRYGFVILTFAIFGAYVAVLPSLGYRVATFLFVGGLQAALERPRGRRWGLVVAVALVTTLATYYVFEGYLSVLLPRGRLSGF; this is encoded by the coding sequence GTGCTCAGTCGCGACGGCGTCGCCGGGCTGGTCTGCCTCGGAGGGAGTCTCTGGTTCCTCGCCCTGACCCGCGGGCTTCCGCATCCGGCCCTCGTCCCCATCGGCCCCGCCTTCTACCCGCGCATCCTCCTCACGATCACGGCGCTCCTGAGCGCCGCGCTGGTCGTGTCCTATCTCGTGCGTCGCCGCAAGGCGGCGCGGCCTGCGCCGGTGCGGTACGGCTTTGTGATCCTGACGTTCGCGATCTTCGGGGCGTACGTGGCGGTTCTGCCTTCCCTCGGCTATCGCGTTGCGACCTTCCTGTTCGTGGGCGGGCTCCAGGCCGCGCTCGAGCGGCCGCGCGGTCGCCGCTGGGGACTCGTTGTCGCCGTCGCCCTCGTGACAACCCTTGCCACCTACTACGTGTTCGAGGGCTACCTGTCCGTGCTGCTGCCGCGCGGCCGGCTGAGCGGGTTCTGA
- a CDS encoding tripartite tricarboxylate transporter permease: protein MFASLLGSLGDVLHLQYLIPLTIGTLAGLIGGALPGVTITMTIIIVLPFTFGLDPLAGLAAMVGVYVGGESGGLVTASLIGIPGTPSAVATTFDGFPMARRGEPGRAVWLGTWASFIGGLLGAFFLILTTEPLARFALRFGPWEYFSLFIFALAMVAGLTERSLLKGFLSGALGLIVTVIGADPIMAVPRLTMGSEFLRGGFQFLPVLIGIFAFAQIMTDLEKMGDGGPQVQVQTSSLAVSHLAIIWEILRRPFLLLWSTLIGLWIGVLPAIGGSAANVMAYDQAKKFSKHPEKFGTGIPEGIIAAEASNNANVAGSLVTIMAFGIPGDAVTAVMLGAMIIHGIQPGPLFIVQEPHLAYGIFAAYILAHPVMIVLQWLLAHVYLRIVQVSKAILIPIILVLCIIGAYALNNTMENVYALLLFGVIGYLFVKFGFPLAPFILGVILGDQIEINLIRAIMTDADPWLFITRPISGVMLGLSVLSVALALWQHRRTEARLAESAEPEVEF, encoded by the coding sequence ATGTTCGCGTCGCTCCTCGGCAGTCTCGGTGACGTGCTCCACCTCCAGTACCTGATCCCGCTCACGATCGGGACGCTGGCGGGCCTCATTGGAGGCGCCCTGCCGGGGGTGACGATCACGATGACCATCATCATCGTGCTGCCGTTCACCTTCGGCCTCGACCCCCTTGCCGGGCTCGCGGCGATGGTGGGGGTGTACGTGGGGGGCGAGTCGGGCGGGCTCGTCACGGCAAGCCTGATCGGGATTCCAGGCACCCCCTCGGCGGTCGCGACGACGTTCGACGGCTTCCCCATGGCGCGCCGGGGCGAGCCGGGGCGGGCCGTCTGGCTGGGCACCTGGGCGTCGTTCATCGGGGGGCTTCTCGGGGCCTTCTTCCTGATCCTCACCACCGAACCCCTGGCCCGCTTCGCCCTCCGGTTCGGGCCGTGGGAATACTTCTCGCTCTTCATCTTCGCCCTGGCCATGGTGGCGGGGCTCACCGAGCGGTCCCTGCTGAAGGGTTTTCTCTCGGGCGCCCTCGGGTTGATCGTGACGGTCATCGGCGCGGATCCCATCATGGCAGTGCCCCGCCTGACCATGGGGTCCGAGTTCCTGCGCGGCGGCTTCCAGTTCCTGCCCGTCCTGATCGGCATCTTCGCGTTCGCCCAAATCATGACCGATCTCGAAAAGATGGGCGACGGGGGGCCGCAGGTGCAGGTACAGACGTCGAGTCTCGCCGTCTCCCACCTCGCGATCATCTGGGAAATCCTCAGGCGGCCCTTCCTCCTGCTGTGGTCGACGCTGATCGGCCTGTGGATCGGCGTGCTGCCTGCGATCGGCGGAAGCGCGGCGAACGTCATGGCGTACGACCAGGCCAAGAAATTCTCCAAGCATCCCGAAAAGTTCGGCACGGGAATCCCTGAGGGAATCATCGCCGCCGAAGCGTCCAACAACGCCAACGTCGCCGGGTCGCTGGTGACGATCATGGCCTTCGGCATCCCGGGGGATGCCGTGACGGCAGTGATGCTCGGCGCGATGATCATCCACGGCATCCAGCCGGGCCCGCTGTTCATCGTTCAAGAGCCGCACCTGGCGTACGGGATCTTCGCCGCGTACATCCTCGCCCACCCGGTCATGATCGTCCTCCAGTGGCTCCTGGCGCACGTCTATCTCCGGATCGTACAGGTGTCGAAGGCCATCCTGATCCCTATCATCCTGGTCCTGTGCATCATCGGCGCCTATGCCCTCAACAACACCATGGAAAACGTCTACGCGCTTCTCCTCTTCGGGGTGATCGGCTACCTCTTCGTCAAGTTCGGGTTTCCCCTGGCGCCGTTCATCCTCGGCGTCATCCTGGGCGACCAGATCGAGATCAACCTGATTCGGGCGATCATGACCGACGCCGACCCGTGGCTCTTCATCACGCGGCCGATCTCGGGGGTGATGCTCGGGCTGTCCGTCCTCTCGGTCGCGCTCGCGCTCTGGCAGCACCGCCGCACTGAAGCCCGCCTCGCGGAATCCGCCGAACCGGAAGTGGAATTCTAG